Proteins encoded in a region of the Macrobrachium rosenbergii isolate ZJJX-2024 chromosome 34, ASM4041242v1, whole genome shotgun sequence genome:
- the LOC136856019 gene encoding dr1-associated corepressor homolog, giving the protein MTTTTSPGTSTSTPTSLKSVTTTSPGTSTSTPMSLTNATTTTSPGTSTSTPTSLTNATTTTSPVTSTSTPTSLTNVTTSPVTSTSTPTSLTNVTTTSPVTSTSTPTSLTNVTTTTSPGTSDNNFTSNKHIDTHVINECDNNFTSNKHIDTHVVNECDNNNFTRNKHIDTHVINECDNNNFTRNKHIDTHVINECDNNFTSNKHNDTHVVNECDNNNFTRNKHIDTHVINECDNNFTSNKHIVTHVINECDNNNFTRNKHIDTHVINECDNNNFTRNKHIDTHVVNECDNNNFTRNKHIDTHVINECDNNNFTSNKHIDTYVINECDNNFTRNKHIDTHVINECDNNFTRNKHIDTHVINECDNNFTRNKHIDTHVINECDNYFTSNKHIDTHVINECDNNFTRNQHIDTHVINECDNNFTSNKHIDTHVINDVTTTSPGTSTSTPRR; this is encoded by the coding sequence atgacaacaacaacttcaccaggaacaagCACATCGACACCCACGTCGTTAAAGAGTGTGACAacaacttcaccaggaacaagCACATCGACACCCATGTCGTTAACGAATGCgacaacaacaacttcaccaggaacaagCACATCGACACCCACGTCGTTAACGAATGCgacaacaacaacttcaccagTAACAAGCACATCGACACCCACGTCATTAACGAATGTGACAACTTCACCAGTAACAAGCACATCGACACCCACGTCGTTAACGAATGTGACAACAACTTCACCAGTAACAAGCACATCGACACCCACGTCGTTAACGAATGTgacaacaacaacttcaccaggaacaagTGACAACAACTTCACCAGTAACAAGCACATCGACACCCACGTCATTAACGAATGTGACAACAACTTCACCAGTAACAAGCACATCGACACCCACGTCGTTAACGAATGTgacaacaacaacttcaccaggaacaagCACATCGACACCCACGTCATTAACGAATGTgacaacaacaacttcaccaggaacaagCACATCGACACCCACGTCATTAACGAATGTGACAACAACTTCACCAGTAACAAGCACAACGACACCCACGTCGTTAACGAATGTgacaacaacaacttcaccaggaacaagCACATCGACACCCACGTCATTAACGAATGTGACAACAACTTCACCAGTAACAAGCACATCGTCACCCACGTCATTAACGAATGTgacaacaacaacttcaccaggaacaagCACATCGACACCCACGTCATTAACGAATGCgacaacaacaacttcaccaggaacaagCACATCGACACCCACGTCGTTAACGAATGCgacaacaacaacttcaccaggaacaagCACATCGACACCCACGTCATTAACGAATGCgacaacaacaacttcaccagTAACAAGCACATCGACACCTACGTCATTAACGAATGTGACAacaacttcaccaggaacaagCACATCGACACCCACGTCATTAACGAATGTGACAacaacttcaccaggaacaagCACATCGACACCCACGTCATTAACGAATGTGACAacaacttcaccaggaacaagCACATCGACACCCACGTCATTAACGAATGTGACAACTACTTCACCAGTAACAAGCACATCGACACCCACGTCATTAACGAATGTGACAACAACTTCACCAGGAACCAGCACATCGACACCCACGTCATTAATGAATGTGACAACAACTTCACCAGTAACAAGCACATCGACACCCACGTCATTAACGATGTGACAacaacttcaccaggaacaagCACATCGACACCACGTCGTTAA